Proteins encoded within one genomic window of Gallus gallus isolate bGalGal1 chromosome 1, bGalGal1.mat.broiler.GRCg7b, whole genome shotgun sequence:
- the SLC25A3 gene encoding phosphate carrier protein, mitochondrial, giving the protein MFSSIAPLARLNPFYAPHFQLCQDGLRRRAEPAEAPTTRRSLAAASATEEYSCEYGSLKFYALCGVGGVLSCGLTHTAVVPLDLVKCRMQVDPQKYKSIFNGFSVTIKEDGFRGLAKGWAPTFIGYSMQGLCKFGFYEVFKILYGNMLGEENAYLWRTSLYLAASASAEFFADIALAPMEAAKVRIQTQPGYANTLRQAVPKMFGEEGIWAFYKGVAPLWMRQIPYTMMKFACFERTVEALYKYVVPKPRSECSKGEQLVVTFIAGYIAGVFCAIVSHPADSVVSVLNKEKGSSASQVLKRLGFRGVWKGLFARIIMIGTLTALQWFIYDSVKVYFRLPRPPPPEMPESLKKKLGLTQ; this is encoded by the exons ATGTTCTCGTCCATCGCGCCGCTCGCGCGGCTCAACCCCTTCTACGCGCCGCActtccagctgtgccaggaTGGGCTGAGGAGGCGCGCGGAGCCGGCCGAAGCGCCCACCACGCGGCGAAGCCTGGCGGCCGCGTCCGCCACCGAAG AATACAGTTGTGAATATGGCTCGCTCAAGTTTTATGCTCTCTGTGGCGTTGGTGGGGTCCTAAGTTGTGGCCTGACACACACTGCTGTCGTACCTCTGGATTTAGTGAAATGTCGTATGCAG GTTGATCCACAAAAATACAAGAGCATCTTCAATGGATTTTCAGTGACAATCAAAGAAGATGGATTTCGTGGTTTGGCTAAGGGATGGGCTCCAACCTTTATTGGATACTCCATGCAGGGGCTTTGTAAATTTGGTTTCTATGAAGTTTTCAAAATCCTGTATGGCAACATGCTGGGAGAG GAAAATGCCTATTTGTGGCGTACTTCATTATATTTAGCTGCATCTGCCAGTGCAGAGTTTTTTGCTGACATTGCTCTGGCTCCAATGGAAGCTGCTAAAGTTCGCATTCAGACACAGCCTGGATACGCCAACACTCTACGGCAAGCTGTACCTaaaatgtttggagaagaaggcATTTGGGC TTTCTATAAAGGTGTAGCTCCGCTCTGGATGAGACAGATCCCATACACGATGATGAAATTTGCCTGCTTTGAACGTACTGTTGAAGCTCTCTACAAGTATGTTGTTCCCAAGCCACGAAGTGAATGTTCAAAAGGCGAACAGCTGGTAGTCACATTTATTGCAGGCTATATTg CTGGTGTCTTCTGTGCAATTGTTTCTCATCCTGCTGACTCCGTCGTGTCTGTGTTGAACAAAGAAAAGGGCAGTTCTGCTTCACAGGTTCTTAAGAGGCTTGGATTCAGAG GTGTCTGGAAAGGTCTGTTTGCTCGTATCATCATGATTGGTACGCTGACTGCGCTACAGTGGTTCATCTACGATTCTGTGAAGGTTTATTTCAGACTTCCTCGTCCACCTCCACCTGAAATGCCGGAATCTCTGAAGAAGAAGCTTGGTTTAACTCAGTAG
- the SLC25A3 gene encoding phosphate carrier protein, mitochondrial isoform X1 gives MFSSIAPLARLNPFYAPHFQLCQDGLRRRAEPAEAPTTRRSLAAASATEEYSCEYGSGRFFMLCGFGGIISCGTTHTALVPLDLVKCRMQVDPQKYKSIFNGFSVTIKEDGFRGLAKGWAPTFIGYSMQGLCKFGFYEVFKILYGNMLGEENAYLWRTSLYLAASASAEFFADIALAPMEAAKVRIQTQPGYANTLRQAVPKMFGEEGIWAFYKGVAPLWMRQIPYTMMKFACFERTVEALYKYVVPKPRSECSKGEQLVVTFIAGYIAGVFCAIVSHPADSVVSVLNKEKGSSASQVLKRLGFRGVWKGLFARIIMIGTLTALQWFIYDSVKVYFRLPRPPPPEMPESLKKKLGLTQ, from the exons ATGTTCTCGTCCATCGCGCCGCTCGCGCGGCTCAACCCCTTCTACGCGCCGCActtccagctgtgccaggaTGGGCTGAGGAGGCGCGCGGAGCCGGCCGAAGCGCCCACCACGCGGCGAAGCCTGGCGGCCGCGTCCGCCACCGAAG aaTACAGCTGTGAGTATGGCTCGGGCAGATTCTTTATGCTCTGTGGTTTCGGTGGGATTATTAGCTGTGGAACAACACATACAGCACTGGTTCCTCTAGACCTGGTTAAATGCAGAATGCAG GTTGATCCACAAAAATACAAGAGCATCTTCAATGGATTTTCAGTGACAATCAAAGAAGATGGATTTCGTGGTTTGGCTAAGGGATGGGCTCCAACCTTTATTGGATACTCCATGCAGGGGCTTTGTAAATTTGGTTTCTATGAAGTTTTCAAAATCCTGTATGGCAACATGCTGGGAGAG GAAAATGCCTATTTGTGGCGTACTTCATTATATTTAGCTGCATCTGCCAGTGCAGAGTTTTTTGCTGACATTGCTCTGGCTCCAATGGAAGCTGCTAAAGTTCGCATTCAGACACAGCCTGGATACGCCAACACTCTACGGCAAGCTGTACCTaaaatgtttggagaagaaggcATTTGGGC TTTCTATAAAGGTGTAGCTCCGCTCTGGATGAGACAGATCCCATACACGATGATGAAATTTGCCTGCTTTGAACGTACTGTTGAAGCTCTCTACAAGTATGTTGTTCCCAAGCCACGAAGTGAATGTTCAAAAGGCGAACAGCTGGTAGTCACATTTATTGCAGGCTATATTg CTGGTGTCTTCTGTGCAATTGTTTCTCATCCTGCTGACTCCGTCGTGTCTGTGTTGAACAAAGAAAAGGGCAGTTCTGCTTCACAGGTTCTTAAGAGGCTTGGATTCAGAG GTGTCTGGAAAGGTCTGTTTGCTCGTATCATCATGATTGGTACGCTGACTGCGCTACAGTGGTTCATCTACGATTCTGTGAAGGTTTATTTCAGACTTCCTCGTCCACCTCCACCTGAAATGCCGGAATCTCTGAAGAAGAAGCTTGGTTTAACTCAGTAG